One segment of Castanea sativa cultivar Marrone di Chiusa Pesio chromosome 3, ASM4071231v1 DNA contains the following:
- the LOC142626719 gene encoding bidirectional sugar transporter N3-like yields MAIMISRHTLAFTFGILGNIISFLVFLAPVPTFYRIFKKKSAQGFQSVPYVVALFSSILWLYYAMLKKNAMLLITINSFGCVIEMIYIILYITYAPRVPRNSTLKVFISMNMGLFTLILLVTHFVVKEKFRVEFLGWICVAVSVSVFAAPLSIVAQVIRTRSVEFMPFNLSFFLTLSAVIWFAYGLFLKDICIAIPNILGFVLGLLQILLYAIYRNNKKVIEENKLLDQQLKNIVIISTLGIAEVFPVGTQSYANGESVNNDAKEHEQLEEIEKSMETQSDLSPIESSI; encoded by the exons ATGGCAATCATGATCAGTCGCCACACATTGGCATTTACCTTTGGGATCCTAG GTAACATTATTTCGTTCCTGGTATTCTTGGCTCCAGT GCCAACATTTTATcgaatttttaaaaagaaatcagCCCAAGGTTTTCAATCGGTACCTTATGTGGTGGCATTATTCAGTTCCATACTTTGGTTGTACTACGCgatgcttaaaaaaaatgccatgCTTCTCATCACAATCAACTCATTTGGATGTGTGATAGAGATGATATATATCATCTTGTATATTACTTATGCGCCAAGGGTTCCCAGG AACTCAACTCTCAAAGTATTCATTTCTATGAACATGGGTTTGTTCACCTTAATCCTTCTTGTTACACACTTTGTAGTGAAAGAAAAATTCCGTGTCGAATTTTTGGGATGGATTTGTGTTGCCGTTTCTGTTAGTGTTTTTGCAGCACCATTAAGCATTGTG gcaCAAGTAATTCGAACTAGGAGTGTGGAGTTTATGCCatttaatttatcatttttcctCACATTGAGTGCCGTAATATGGTTTGCATATGGTTTGTTCCTTAAGGACATTTGTATTGCT ATCCCAAATATCTTGGGTTTTGTCTTGGGGCTACTTCAGATTCTGCTATATGCAATATACAGAAACAACAAGAAGGTTATAGAGGAAAATAAACTGCTAGATCAACagttgaaaaatattgtgatcatATCCACTCTAGGGATTGCTGAAGTGTTTCCCGTTGGTACTCAATCATATGCTAATGGTGAGAGTGTGAACAATGATGCAAAGGAGCATGAACAACTAGAGGAGATTGAGAAAAGCATGGAAACCCAGAGTGACCTCAGCCCAATTGAAAGCTCAATTTAA